Below is a genomic region from Methanolobus sediminis.
CTGGAATGGCATAGGCAATAAATATGGAGTTCTTTATCTCTTTCTGTGCTTGTCCTGATTCTCTCAAAGTTTTAATGCCTGCCAATGTTTGATCTCCTTTTCTTCATCCCTCTTAATATATTCTTCACGCCATGATAATCAGTTACGAGCGACAATTTAAATTAGATATATGTAAATACTTTTGATTACTATATCGGATTACAATTATTAGTAAAACATCTCATTAGTCAGGTAATGTTATGGTCTTTAAAAACTCTGTCCTCGGCATAATACTCCTGTTGGCTTTGATCTTTTTTTGTCCTTTAGCTAACAGTCTGGGTCAGGAAGCCAGGGATTTCAACTCAATTGCAGTTTCTATGGCTGAAAACGGATCGTATGATGAGGCTATTGCCTATTATAATAAAGCACTTGAGGCAGAACCTGATTACATTCAGGCCCTTGATAACAAAGGCTCCACGCTTTATCTGGCGGGTGATTACAATGAGGCTTCAAAAGTATTTGACCGTATACTTTCCATTTATCCTGATTCACCTGCAGCCCTTTTCAAAAAAGGTATGGTCCTTTCCAGTCTGGGTCAGGATGAAGAAGCCATTGAATATTACAACAGATCACTTGTGCTGATTGTCAATGAAAGCACACTCGATTATGAAACAGTCTTTGACATTGGTATTTTTTCGTTGGTCGATATTTCAGATGACAGTAAAACTCCTGACATATCATTTGACCCAAGGTTGCCAAGCGTCTGGTACCAAAAAGCAGTTTCTCTTGAAGACCTTGGACGATATAATGAATCCATGTATTATTATGATCAGGTTATTGATCTTGCAGAGTCTCAATCTTCAAAATTCTCAATGAAGGCAGCCAGTCTTTATAAACTGAACAAGTACAACGATTCGATTGATTATTATAACAGGGCACTTGAGATTGAACCTGATAACTCAAAGTACTGGTATGGAAAAGGAATGGCATATGACGGACTGGATGACTACAATGCTGCCATCTCTGCTTATGATGAGGCAATCTATTACGATTCTGAAAATATCAATGCTATCTATAACAAGGCAGTTGACCTTGACAAAATGGGCCAGTCCGATCTTGCGGTACTACAATATAATGCTTACCTGGCACTGGATCCGTATGCTGTCGATATATGGTACAAGATGGGGACTACCTATGAAGAGCTTGGAGATTATGCATCTGCACTTAAAGCTTATAATCAGGTTCTTGTTTATGAGCCTGAAAATGGTGAGGTATGGACCCGAAAAGGTGCTGTTCTCGACATCCTGGGAAGATACCAGGAAGCCATTGATGCATATGATAAAGCACTTCTGGCGGGCACTGATAAAAAGGCTTCAGGTACTTATGGTGCAGGAGCCGGACTTTTTGGAATGCCTGTAGAAGTATCGGACTGTTTTTCAGAAACGTCGGATATCAAATCTAATTCCGCACTTATCTGGTATAATAAGGGTCTTGCTTTCTACAAGATGGGCAACTATGAAAGTGCAATTGAAGCATTAGATAATGCGGCTGCAACTGAATACGATCATCCTCAATTATGGTATTATATGGCAGTTTCTTATGAGAACCTCGGAATGTATGATGAAGCTGTAAGTTCATATGAAAAAGCAGTTAAGGTAGACGACTCATGTCCAAGAGTATATTATGATCTTGCACTGGATTATGATCGTTTGGGTGAGTACAGCTCTGCTCAAAAGGCTTACACTAAAGCGGTGCAACTGGAACCTAACTTCACAGCAGCCTATTATAACAAAGCTCTTGACCTTGATAATCTGGAAAAGTATGATGAATCTGTAGACGTATATTCAAAGGTTCTTGAACTGCAGCCCGCTTCCATTGATACATTACTCAGGAAAGGAAATGCATTGAATAAGATTGGTGAATATGAAGAAGCTATAAGCTGTTATGAACAGATACTGCAGATCGCCCCGACTAACGCCGTGGCAAAATTCCAGCTTGAAGTGAACAGAGAGATTCTTGATAGTGCGAATAAGAGTTCTTCTTATGTTGTTCCTTCAACGGTTTTTGGTGTTATGGACAATAATATTTTCAGTTCTGACATCTTTATATGGTATTCATCAAATCCCTTTGAAGGCTCTTACTCCACCAATTTAAATGATGCTGAGATATTAGGTGATGTAGTCACGTATGATAATGTGTGGGTTTCCAGA
It encodes:
- a CDS encoding tetratricopeptide repeat protein, translated to MVFKNSVLGIILLLALIFFCPLANSLGQEARDFNSIAVSMAENGSYDEAIAYYNKALEAEPDYIQALDNKGSTLYLAGDYNEASKVFDRILSIYPDSPAALFKKGMVLSSLGQDEEAIEYYNRSLVLIVNESTLDYETVFDIGIFSLVDISDDSKTPDISFDPRLPSVWYQKAVSLEDLGRYNESMYYYDQVIDLAESQSSKFSMKAASLYKLNKYNDSIDYYNRALEIEPDNSKYWYGKGMAYDGLDDYNAAISAYDEAIYYDSENINAIYNKAVDLDKMGQSDLAVLQYNAYLALDPYAVDIWYKMGTTYEELGDYASALKAYNQVLVYEPENGEVWTRKGAVLDILGRYQEAIDAYDKALLAGTDKKASGTYGAGAGLFGMPVEVSDCFSETSDIKSNSALIWYNKGLAFYKMGNYESAIEALDNAAATEYDHPQLWYYMAVSYENLGMYDEAVSSYEKAVKVDDSCPRVYYDLALDYDRLGEYSSAQKAYTKAVQLEPNFTAAYYNKALDLDNLEKYDESVDVYSKVLELQPASIDTLLRKGNALNKIGEYEEAISCYEQILQIAPTNAVAKFQLEVNREILDSANKSSSYVVPSTVFGVMDNNIFSSDIFIWYSSNPFEGSYSTNLNDAEILGDVVTYDNVWVSRGLTLERLSMNNQAVESYTTALLLNPSSSKAWVSLASSYEQLGEYSNAVTCYEQAVLLNPSDKDAWYSKGLSHFNNGDNQLAVESFSRVLQQDPDNQDALYYEAMAYDNLGMYTESLKSYESILKNDAQNTDVWYKAGSAAYNLGLYENSIDSFNRVLMYDPGNVSVLKMQSNAAVSLGEYDTALEYYDRILDVTPADSITLFGKASIYTLLERYDEAIATYDSILELEPTNVKALNSKGFTYYLMGDLDVATICFEAAAAEDPASVSAWYHLGMLSYMRSSYKGSVYYYDKALELDPLCITALYNKGFILNIMGEVDAAVECYDRILAIDPDSTSALYNKQFALYRIGKSVSADETKVKLEAIDPGFTAALDDRGTKFFLPTSYSDSLDYELPSRWYFDTAGSTVANTTAST